The following proteins are encoded in a genomic region of Zea mays cultivar B73 chromosome 9, Zm-B73-REFERENCE-NAM-5.0, whole genome shotgun sequence:
- the LOC118473329 gene encoding putative ATP synthase protein YMF19: MPQLDKLTYFSQFFWLCLLLFTFYILFYNNNNGILGISRILKLRNQLLSHRGNKIRSKDPNNLEDISRKGFSTGLSYMYSSLSEVSQWTVDYLGKRRKITLISDFGEISGSRGMERQILYLISKSSYNTSSSRITCWKNIMLTHVPHGQGSII, from the coding sequence ATGCCTCAACTTGATAAATTGACTTATTTCTCACAATTCTTCTGGTTATGCCTTCTCCTCTTTACTTTTTATATTCTcttttataataataataatggaaTACTTGGAATTAGCAGAATTCTCAAACTACGGAACCAACTGCTTTCGCACCGGGGGAACAAGATCCGGAGCAAGGACCctaataatttggaagatatcTCGAGAAAAGGTTTTAGCACCGGTCTCTCATATATGTACTCCAGTTTATCCGAAGTATCCCAATGGACCGTCGACTATTTGGGAAAAAGGAGGAAAATCACTCTGATCTCAGATTTCGGAGAAATAAGTGGCTCACGAGGAATGGAGAGACAGATTCTCTATTTGATCTCGAAGTCCTCATATAACACTTCTTCCAGTCGGATCACTTGTTGGAAAAACATAATGCTCACACATGTTCCACACGGGCAAGGAAGCATAATCTAA